From Pseudomonas sp. stari2, a single genomic window includes:
- a CDS encoding NUDIX hydrolase, producing MAEQRIRAIALCVFQHNGKILVNRFHDPVADQTFYRPIGGGIEFGETSREAIVREVQEELGLSMKDLRLLGTLESLFVYNGKPGHEIVQVYNARFEDAQVYEQSQIVGHESDGSPFTASWQDASSFNDQSLLVPVGLQALLKDAGILG from the coding sequence ATGGCCGAACAGCGTATCCGCGCAATTGCACTGTGTGTCTTTCAGCACAACGGCAAGATTCTGGTTAACCGGTTTCATGATCCCGTGGCAGACCAAACCTTCTACCGACCCATCGGCGGTGGCATCGAGTTTGGCGAAACCAGTCGCGAGGCGATCGTGCGCGAGGTGCAGGAGGAACTGGGTCTTTCCATGAAAGATCTGCGCTTGCTCGGGACACTTGAAAGCCTCTTCGTCTACAACGGCAAACCGGGGCATGAAATTGTTCAGGTGTACAACGCCCGTTTCGAAGACGCGCAGGTGTACGAGCAATCGCAGATCGTCGGTCACGAAAGTGACGGTTCGCCGTTTACCGCGAGCTGGCAGGACGCCTCAAGCTTCAACGATCAGTCACTGCTGGTGCCCGTCGGTTTGCAGGCGTTGCTCAAGGACGCCGGCATCCTCGGCTGA
- the ligD gene encoding DNA ligase D, protein MSRNLDDYNRKRDFSATSEPAAVKRRGKKADADHALQFCIQKHDASHLHYDFRLELDGALKSWAVPKGPSLDPKVKRLAVHVEDHPLDYATFEGNIPEGHYGAGDVIVWDRGVWIPLEDPQKAYAKGKLKFELQGEKLGGIWNLVRTHMPGKQEQWFLIKHQDNAARPQSDYDVLVAEPDSVLSERTLVDKPKLDARQVKPLKKPTRKPASGKLVGAHKARIPAQLKPQLATLVDSAPEGDWSYEIKFDGYRIMARIDHDDVQLFTRNGHDWTHKLPEQARALAALRLESAWLDGEVVVANEAGVPDFQALQNAFESGRSANIIYYLFDLPYLNGVDLREVPVEERRAALATVLKAHKHPLLRFSEAFDETPEALLNSACQMQMEGLIGKRLGSPYVSRRSSDWIKLKCKHRQEFVIVGYTDPKGSRSAFGALLLGLHDRDSGELRYAGKVGTGFNEATLKSLLAQLKPLRAKKPVVANPPSGFEVKGVHWLKPSLLAEVAFAEMTQDGSVRHAVFHGLRDDKPAKDITEERAKPMKTSKTQATAPSQSGLADGKVRITHPDRVIDASSGTTKMQLAEYYASVTEWILPQLKDRPVALVRAPDGIAGELFFQKNAEHLAIPGIRTLDKDVTGQPVMLINNAEALIGAVQMSTVELHTWNATTVDLEKPDRFVLDLDPDPALPWKSMVEATALTLTVLDELGLRAFLKTSGGKGIHLVVPLIRKHGWDEVKDFSHAIVSHMAKQLPERFSAVSGPKNRVGRIFIDYLRNGLGATTICAYAARTREGLPVSVPLFVDEVKAIKGGNQWNIHNVHERLADVGDEPWADMKKTRQSITAEMRKRVGLKE, encoded by the coding sequence ATGAGCAGGAACCTCGACGACTACAACCGCAAGCGCGACTTCTCGGCGACCTCGGAACCGGCGGCGGTCAAGCGGCGAGGCAAGAAGGCTGACGCCGATCACGCGTTACAGTTCTGCATCCAGAAGCACGACGCGTCGCACCTGCACTACGACTTTCGCCTGGAACTCGACGGAGCGCTCAAAAGCTGGGCGGTGCCCAAGGGCCCGTCACTGGATCCGAAGGTCAAGCGCCTGGCGGTGCATGTCGAAGACCACCCGCTGGATTACGCGACCTTCGAGGGCAATATTCCGGAGGGGCATTACGGTGCAGGAGATGTGATCGTTTGGGATCGCGGTGTGTGGATTCCGCTGGAAGACCCGCAGAAGGCCTACGCCAAGGGCAAGCTCAAGTTCGAGCTGCAAGGCGAGAAGCTCGGGGGAATATGGAATCTGGTGCGCACCCACATGCCGGGCAAGCAGGAGCAATGGTTCCTGATCAAGCATCAGGACAACGCCGCCCGGCCGCAAAGCGATTACGACGTGCTGGTCGCCGAGCCGGACAGCGTGCTCAGCGAGCGTACCTTGGTCGACAAACCCAAACTTGATGCCAGACAAGTCAAACCGCTCAAAAAGCCAACGCGCAAGCCGGCCTCAGGAAAGCTTGTTGGCGCACACAAGGCCCGTATTCCCGCGCAGTTGAAACCGCAACTGGCCACCCTGGTGGACAGTGCGCCAGAGGGAGACTGGAGCTACGAGATCAAGTTCGACGGTTACCGGATCATGGCGCGCATCGATCATGACGACGTGCAGTTGTTCACCCGTAACGGTCATGACTGGACACACAAACTGCCGGAGCAGGCCCGGGCACTTGCAGCCTTGAGGTTGGAGTCTGCATGGCTTGACGGTGAAGTGGTCGTTGCCAACGAAGCCGGCGTGCCAGATTTTCAGGCGCTGCAGAACGCCTTCGAATCCGGCCGCAGCGCCAATATCATTTATTACTTGTTCGACCTGCCTTACCTCAACGGCGTCGATCTTCGCGAGGTGCCGGTCGAGGAGCGGCGAGCGGCACTGGCCACGGTGTTGAAGGCACACAAGCATCCGCTGTTGCGCTTCTCCGAAGCGTTCGACGAAACCCCGGAGGCATTGCTCAACAGCGCCTGCCAGATGCAGATGGAAGGCCTGATCGGCAAGCGTCTCGGCTCGCCCTACGTGTCGAGGCGCAGCAGCGACTGGATCAAGCTCAAGTGCAAGCATCGCCAGGAGTTCGTGATCGTCGGCTACACCGATCCGAAGGGTTCGCGCAGCGCGTTCGGCGCGTTGCTACTGGGTTTGCACGATCGCGACAGCGGTGAATTGCGTTATGCCGGCAAGGTGGGCACCGGCTTCAATGAGGCCACGTTGAAAAGCCTGCTCGCGCAGTTGAAACCCTTGCGGGCGAAGAAGCCGGTTGTGGCCAACCCGCCGAGTGGTTTCGAGGTCAAAGGCGTGCACTGGCTGAAACCGAGCCTGTTGGCGGAGGTCGCGTTTGCCGAGATGACTCAGGATGGCTCGGTGCGCCACGCCGTTTTCCATGGCCTGCGCGACGACAAACCGGCCAAGGACATCACCGAGGAGCGCGCCAAACCCATGAAGACGTCAAAGACTCAAGCTACCGCGCCGTCCCAATCCGGCCTGGCCGACGGCAAGGTGCGCATCACTCATCCCGACCGTGTGATCGACGCCAGCAGCGGTACCACCAAGATGCAATTGGCCGAGTATTACGCCAGTGTCACCGAGTGGATCCTGCCGCAACTCAAGGATCGCCCGGTGGCGCTGGTGCGGGCGCCGGACGGCATTGCCGGCGAGCTGTTCTTCCAGAAAAACGCCGAACACCTGGCGATCCCCGGCATCCGCACGCTGGACAAGGACGTTACCGGGCAACCGGTGATGCTGATCAACAACGCTGAAGCGCTGATCGGTGCGGTGCAGATGAGCACCGTCGAGCTGCACACCTGGAATGCCACTACGGTGGATCTGGAGAAGCCCGACCGCTTTGTCCTCGACCTTGATCCGGACCCCGCGCTGCCCTGGAAAAGCATGGTCGAGGCCACCGCCCTGACCCTGACCGTGCTGGATGAACTGGGTTTGCGGGCATTCCTCAAGACCAGCGGCGGCAAGGGCATTCATCTGGTGGTGCCGCTGATTCGCAAGCACGGCTGGGACGAGGTCAAGGATTTCAGCCATGCGATCGTCAGTCACATGGCCAAACAGTTGCCGGAGCGGTTTTCCGCGGTGTCCGGACCGAAGAACCGTGTGGGGCGGATCTTCATCGATTACCTGCGCAACGGGCTCGGCGCCACCACGATTTGTGCTTACGCGGCGCGGACCCGCGAAGGGCTGCCGGTGTCGGTGCCGCTGTTTGTCGATGAAGTGAAGGCGATCAAGGGCGGCAATCAGTGGAATATTCATAACGTCCACGAACGATTGGCGGACGTCGGCGATGAACCCTGGGCGGACATGAAGAAAACCCGCCAGAGCATTACCGCCGAGATGCGCAAACGGGTCGGCCTGAAAGAGTGA
- the mqo gene encoding malate dehydrogenase (quinone), with translation MFKKVNTALLGLALAMGMSSANAEEAKKVDVLLIGGGIMSTTLGVWINELEPTWSMEMVERLDGVALESSNGWNNAGTGHSALAELNYTPEDENGKVSIPKAVEINEAFQISRQFWAWQVQQGVLKDPRSFINTTPHMSFVWGDDNIKFLKKRYEALQASPLFAGMQYSEDPAVIKKWVPLMMEGRDPNQKIAATWSPLGTDMNFGEITRQFAGYLQTKPNFSMKLSSEVQDITKNADGTWRVSYKNLKDGTKTETDAKFVFIGAGGGALHLLQKSGIEEAKEYAGFPVGGSFLVTDNPAIAEQHLAKAYGKASVGAPPMSVPHLDTRVLDGKRVILFGPFATFSTKFLKEGSYLDLLTSTTTHNIWPMTKVGIKEYPLVEYLAGQLMLSDEDRLNALKEYFPNAKAEDWRLWQAGQRVQIIKRDEAAGGVLKLGTEIVASKDGSIAGLLGASPGASTAAPIMLSVLQKVFKDKVATPEWQAKLHQIVPSYGTQLNNDPAKVAEEWAYTAKILQLPTPPVIGQAAAPAAEAADKAKAPKENAARDMAL, from the coding sequence ATGTTTAAAAAAGTGAACACAGCCTTGCTGGGGCTGGCTTTGGCGATGGGGATGTCGTCCGCCAATGCCGAAGAAGCAAAGAAAGTCGACGTTCTGCTGATCGGCGGCGGCATCATGAGCACCACTCTGGGTGTGTGGATCAATGAGCTGGAACCGACCTGGTCGATGGAAATGGTCGAGCGCCTTGACGGCGTCGCTCTGGAGAGCTCCAACGGCTGGAACAACGCCGGTACTGGTCACTCCGCACTGGCCGAGCTGAACTACACCCCGGAAGACGAGAACGGCAAAGTGTCGATCCCGAAAGCCGTCGAGATCAACGAAGCGTTCCAGATTTCGCGTCAGTTCTGGGCCTGGCAGGTTCAGCAGGGCGTCCTGAAGGACCCTCGCTCGTTCATCAACACCACTCCGCACATGAGCTTCGTGTGGGGCGATGACAACATCAAGTTCCTGAAAAAGCGCTACGAAGCCCTGCAAGCGAGCCCGTTGTTCGCCGGCATGCAGTACTCCGAAGACCCGGCTGTGATCAAGAAGTGGGTTCCGCTGATGATGGAAGGGCGTGACCCGAACCAGAAAATCGCGGCCACCTGGAGCCCGCTGGGTACCGACATGAACTTCGGCGAAATCACCCGCCAGTTCGCCGGTTACCTGCAGACCAAGCCTAACTTCAGCATGAAGCTGTCGAGCGAAGTACAGGACATCACCAAGAACGCCGATGGCACCTGGCGCGTCAGCTACAAGAACCTGAAAGACGGCACCAAGACTGAAACCGACGCCAAGTTCGTGTTCATTGGCGCCGGCGGCGGTGCTCTGCATCTGCTGCAGAAGTCCGGTATCGAAGAAGCCAAGGAATACGCTGGCTTCCCGGTAGGCGGCTCGTTCCTGGTGACCGATAACCCGGCCATCGCCGAGCAGCACCTGGCCAAAGCCTACGGTAAGGCTTCGGTTGGCGCGCCTCCGATGTCCGTTCCGCACCTGGACACCCGTGTCCTGGACGGCAAGCGCGTCATCCTGTTTGGCCCTTTCGCAACCTTCAGCACCAAGTTCCTGAAGGAAGGTTCGTACCTGGACCTGCTGACCAGCACCACCACCCACAACATCTGGCCCATGACCAAGGTCGGCATCAAGGAATACCCGCTGGTCGAGTACCTGGCCGGTCAACTGATGCTGTCGGATGAAGACCGTCTGAACGCGCTGAAGGAATACTTCCCGAACGCCAAAGCCGAAGACTGGCGCCTGTGGCAAGCCGGCCAGCGCGTGCAAATCATCAAGCGTGATGAAGCCGCCGGCGGCGTGCTGAAACTGGGCACCGAAATCGTTGCATCGAAAGACGGCTCCATCGCCGGTCTGCTGGGGGCATCGCCAGGCGCATCGACCGCTGCACCGATCATGCTGAGCGTGCTGCAGAAAGTCTTCAAAGACAAAGTCGCTACCCCTGAGTGGCAAGCCAAGCTGCACCAGATCGTTCCAAGCTACGGCACCCAGCTGAACAACGATCCAGCCAAAGTGGCTGAAGAGTGGGCTTACACTGCCAAGATCCTGCAACTGCCAACCCCTCCTGTGATTGGCCAGGCTGCAGCTCCGGCGGCAGAAGCGGCTGACAAGGCTAAAGCTCCAAAAGAAAACGCTGCACGTGACATGGCTCTGTAA
- a CDS encoding nuclear transport factor 2 family protein: protein MSELNLHPNAAESLNRWHDMIRTGNLKALLDLLDPKAVFRSPMAHTPYPGAPVVAMILNTVFEVFEDFKYHRELATADGLNVVLEFSAKVGSKELKGIDMIRFDEQGKIVEFEVMVRPLSGLQALGEEMGRRLGAYLAAAKA, encoded by the coding sequence ATGTCCGAGTTGAACCTGCATCCGAACGCCGCCGAATCCCTGAACCGCTGGCACGACATGATCCGTACCGGCAACTTGAAAGCCCTGCTCGACCTGCTCGATCCCAAAGCCGTTTTCCGCTCGCCGATGGCCCACACGCCTTACCCTGGCGCGCCGGTGGTTGCGATGATCCTGAACACTGTGTTCGAGGTGTTTGAAGATTTCAAATACCACCGTGAACTGGCGACAGCTGACGGTTTGAATGTAGTGCTGGAGTTCAGTGCCAAGGTCGGGTCGAAGGAGCTCAAGGGTATCGACATGATCCGCTTTGATGAACAGGGGAAGATTGTCGAATTCGAGGTGATGGTGCGGCCGTTGAGCGGGTTGCAGGCGTTGGGAGAAGAAATGGGCCGGCGGCTTGGCGCTTATCTGGCAGCCGCCAAGGCCTGA
- a CDS encoding DUF2388 domain-containing protein: MRRLLLVSSLVLCLPFGSAFARVDAGDVATSAGVSASLYSTFKDHKMVIPARDDLSAFVASGGAIRGAYLESALQQVRQQNPGLNASDEELANAILVHYEGLSQ, encoded by the coding sequence ATGCGTCGTTTATTACTCGTTTCGTCTCTTGTGCTCTGCCTGCCTTTTGGCTCGGCCTTCGCCCGCGTGGATGCGGGGGATGTCGCCACTTCGGCCGGTGTTTCCGCGTCGCTGTATTCCACCTTCAAGGATCACAAAATGGTGATTCCGGCCCGTGACGACCTGTCCGCATTCGTCGCCAGCGGCGGTGCCATTCGTGGCGCGTATCTGGAGTCGGCGCTGCAACAGGTTCGTCAGCAAAACCCGGGCTTGAACGCCAGCGATGAAGAGCTGGCCAATGCGATCCTGGTCCACTACGAAGGCCTGTCGCAATAA
- a CDS encoding methyl-accepting chemotaxis protein produces the protein MSIKLRLVLLIATSLLTALIVSLVSYVGNQRMASAVSANAVSMSALRNHMEADMMHDALRADVYSAMLVGLGKSTGTADEVRSSVEEHAGHFREVLGENLKLPLDATIRAALEQIKPSLDTYINAGERIVGLALDNPDTAQQELGTFSAAFSQLEEQMASLSELIETNTRQTSQGTEAAIRNANIALGIVLIASLLLLLVQGRWVIRSITGPLKTASRIAESIAHGNLGEPIAEPSGKDEASALIRTLATMQRDLRDMIDVVRRNAHGVSGISEQLSHGCHRVADSSQQQSTAAGTMAAAASQMTASIEEITRHAERALSMANQAESLAKNGGQVIHQVVSDMDDIARSAQQSAQVIRTLDHESEGIFNIIQVIKSIADQTNLLALNAAIEAARAGEQGRGFAVVADEVRSLAARTSASTQEIAAMVARIQNSTREAVNSMEAGVAQVDKGMAVTADVERAIREILEATLNTTQLVNDITRTIGEQSQASNEIAHQVEMIAGMSEGNSKVIGETANTTDELSSLAGRLAQSVDRFRL, from the coding sequence GTGTCGATCAAACTGCGTTTGGTGCTGCTGATTGCGACCAGCCTGCTGACGGCGCTGATCGTGAGCCTGGTCAGTTATGTCGGCAATCAGCGCATGGCTTCGGCGGTCAGTGCCAACGCCGTCAGCATGAGCGCGCTGCGCAATCACATGGAAGCCGACATGATGCACGACGCCCTGCGCGCCGATGTCTACTCGGCGATGCTGGTGGGGCTGGGCAAAAGCACCGGTACGGCGGACGAAGTGCGCAGTTCGGTCGAGGAGCACGCCGGGCATTTTCGCGAGGTGTTGGGCGAAAACCTGAAACTGCCGCTCGACGCAACGATCCGGGCCGCGCTGGAGCAGATCAAGCCAAGCCTCGACACTTACATCAACGCGGGCGAGCGGATTGTCGGGCTGGCGCTGGACAATCCCGACACGGCGCAACAGGAACTCGGCACCTTCAGCGCTGCGTTCAGCCAGCTCGAAGAGCAGATGGCGTCTCTGAGCGAGCTGATTGAAACCAACACCCGGCAGACCAGCCAAGGCACCGAAGCGGCGATCCGCAATGCCAACATCGCCCTCGGCATTGTGCTGATCGCCAGTCTGTTATTGCTGTTGGTGCAGGGCCGCTGGGTGATTCGGAGCATCACCGGCCCGCTGAAAACGGCCAGCCGTATCGCTGAAAGCATCGCCCATGGCAACCTCGGCGAACCGATCGCCGAGCCTTCCGGCAAGGATGAGGCCAGCGCGCTGATCCGCACGCTGGCCACCATGCAGCGGGATCTGCGCGACATGATCGACGTGGTGCGGCGCAATGCCCATGGTGTCAGCGGCATAAGCGAACAACTGAGTCACGGCTGCCATCGGGTGGCCGACAGCAGCCAGCAACAAAGCACCGCTGCCGGAACCATGGCCGCTGCCGCGAGCCAGATGACCGCCAGCATCGAGGAAATCACCCGGCATGCCGAGCGGGCCCTGAGCATGGCGAATCAGGCCGAGTCACTGGCCAAGAACGGCGGACAGGTGATTCATCAAGTGGTCAGCGACATGGACGACATCGCCCGGTCTGCCCAGCAGTCGGCGCAGGTGATCCGTACTCTGGATCATGAGTCCGAAGGCATCTTCAACATCATCCAGGTGATCAAGAGCATCGCCGACCAGACCAACCTGCTGGCGCTCAATGCGGCCATCGAGGCAGCCCGGGCCGGTGAACAGGGTAGAGGGTTTGCCGTGGTCGCCGATGAAGTGCGCAGCCTGGCTGCCCGCACCAGCGCTTCAACCCAGGAAATCGCCGCAATGGTCGCGCGCATCCAGAACAGCACCCGCGAAGCGGTCAACAGCATGGAGGCGGGCGTGGCCCAGGTCGACAAAGGCATGGCGGTCACCGCCGACGTCGAACGCGCCATTCGCGAAATCCTCGAGGCCACCCTGAACACCACGCAACTGGTCAACGACATCACCCGTACCATCGGCGAACAAAGTCAGGCCAGCAACGAAATCGCCCATCAGGTGGAGATGATTGCCGGGATGTCGGAGGGTAACAGCAAGGTGATCGGCGAGACGGCGAATACGACGGATGAGTTGTCGAGCCTGGCGGGGAGGCTGGCGCAGTCTGTGGATCGGTTTCGGTTGTGA